Part of the Spiroplasma endosymbiont of Poecilobothrus nobilitatus genome is shown below.
CATCAATGATTTTATTTTTAAACTCATTACCACAATCAGTATGAAATAGAGTTATTTGATTTAATGGTCGTGTTATTTTATGAAAAGCTTGCTGGACCAGTTCGGCTGTTTTATTCGGCCCAGCACTATAACCAATTATTTCACGATTAAACAAGTCAATTAATAAACAAATATAATGTCATTTAGCGCCAACTTGAACATATGTTAAATCACTAACAATAACTTCATTAGGTTTTTTGTTGTTAAATTGACGATTTAAAATATTATTAATTTGGTCATTATTGACTGTTGTTTTATGATTATGATATTTTAATTTGGTGTATTTAGAAACCAAATTATTTTTGATCATAAAGAATCTGATTTTTCGCCGCGATAAGATGATATCTTTTCTATTTAAAATAACTTTAATTTTGCGAGCCCCATAAATTTTGCGACTTTTATTAAAGGCACTGATAATTTCTTGTTCATAATTATTAACTTGCTTGTTAATACATTTATTAGTTTGATAATAATACGTTGATTTTGATAAACCCAAAATCTTACATATTTTTCTTACTGAATATTTTGTTTTGTTGTTATTAATTATTGTTATTTTTTGGCCATTATCAGTGCGGCTTGCTTTAAAATGTCATTTCCCATTTTCAAGTCTTTAAGTTCTTTTCGTAAAGTTATTATTTCATTTTATTCTAGTGTGCGATTGTCTTTTGCTTTAAATGAACCAGAATTATTATAATTTTTAACTCAACTATAAATAGTTGGTTTTGGTAAATTATATTCTTGCCCTAGATTAATAACACTTTTACCATTTTTATATAGCATGACAATTTGTTTTTTAAATTCTTCAGAGTATGAAGTTTTATTTCCCATTTTTATATTCCTTCTTTCTTAATAATTTTATCTAATTTTGAAGTCTATATAATTATGGTCCTAATAATTGTAGCCTATCCAGTTCATAATTTAAATGACTTCAATACGTAAAATTATCACGAAAAGCATCAAAACTAGCACGACATTTTTTGCATAAATATTTTTGTTTTCCTTCAGGATTATGACCATTTTTAACACAATAAAAAGATTGACAATTAGGACATTTAATACCTTTATCCCTAAATTTTTGGTCAATTTCATTTAAGCGTTTTTGTTTTTTAATTAATTTTGCTTCTTTTTTGACTTTTTCATGAAATTCTAAAAATTGATCATCTGTTAAACTATTTATTAATTCTTCAATTATTTTTTCCATTAATTATTCACCTCTTATATTAAAAATATACCTAATTTTAGGTATATTTTATAAATACCAAGAGTTTTCTACAAAATTAAAGAAATAGATCCAAAACAAATTACTATTATTGCTGTTGGACCATTAGTGACAACAAATTTTGCTCTTGAACTTAAAAAGTTAGTTGGTAAGAAAGCATTGTATTATTATGATGGCTCAGCCCCAATTGTAACAAAAGCTGGAATTGATTTTTCAAAAGCATATTATGGCGCACGACATTCAGAACAAAAAGATTATATTATTTGTACATTAACAGAAGATGAGTTTAATCAATTAGTTACAGAATTAGTAAAGGCAAAACGAGCTCCTATTGCGGATTTTGAAAAATATTTTAGAGGTTGTCAACCAATTGAGATTATGGCACAAACATCACGAAAAATTCTTTTGAATGGACCAATGAGTAGTAATAATCTAACAGACAAAAATGGTAAGCAGCCATTTGCAGTGGTTCAATTACGACAATATAATGTCATTGATAGTTTATATAATATCGTAGGTTGACAGACAAATTTAACATGGCCAGAACAAAAACGAATTATTACACAATTTATTCCAAGTTTAGCAGAAGTAGATATTGTTCGATATGGAGTCTTACATAAAAATAATTATATTAATTCACCAAAAGTTTTAAATCAATTTTTACAATATAAACAAAATAATAATATTTTTTTTGCTGGTCAAATTATTGGTGTAGAAGGTTATTTAGAATCGGTGGCAGCAGTTTTATTATGTGCTTTAAATGTATATCAATATGTAATGGATTTACCATTAATTAAATTTCCTTCAGAAACTGTGTTGGGAGCATTAGTCAACTATGTTACAAATCCAAAACAACGATATTTAAAACCAACGAAAGCAAATCTTGGCATTATGCCAACTTTAACAACTAAGTTTAAAAATAAAACAGAGAAAAATTTAGCACTTTATTCTCGGGTAATAAAAAAATAAAAGAAACTATTAAAAAATATCAAATTAAATTATAATACTTATAAAGAAATTTATTAATATTGGTTATGGATAATAAAACAGGAAAAGGAAGAAAATATGCAAGAATATATATACATTTACGGAATTAATCCTGTTGTGGAGTCATTACTAAATCCAGCAGTGAAAATTAATAAACTCTATTTATTACCACAAGGGAAAAAAAATGATTATTATTTGAAACTAGCTAAAAGTCGTCAAATTAAGGTTGTATTTTGTTCAACAGATAAAATGACAACTCTTGTACAAACTAGTAAGCATCAAAGTTTGGTATTGGAAATTTGAAAGCCAGAAAATTATTCATTAACTGCAATAACAACAAAAGCATTACAAAATAATCACCCATTTTTATTAGTCCTTGATCAAATTTCTGACCCACATAATTTTGGGGCAATTTTGCGTACTTGTGATTTGTTTAATGTTGATGGGGTTATTATTCTAGATAAACGCCAGGTTGATATTAATGCTACTGTTGCCAAAACATCTGCAGGTGCTTTTAATTATGTTCCAGTTTGTCGAGTAAATAATTTAACTAATGCAATTGAATATTTAAAAAAACAAGGGTTTTGAATTTATGCAACAAGTTTAACTACAACAGCCCACAATGTAAGTGAATTAAAATATGATACGCCAATTTGTCTAATCGCAGGTAATGAAGGAACAGGGATTAGCACAAAGTTATTAAAGCATTCTGATTTTAATATTTATATTCCAACAACAGGTCATCTTGATTCTTTAAATGTATCGGTTGCTAGTGCTATTTTAATTTATCAAATTAAAATGTTGCAACAATAAAATTTAATTTAGAAAGGATTTGACTATTATTACGATGAATGAATATTAATTACTTTATTTATTTCAAGAAGGCCATAATCAAACAGCATTATTTAGTTTATATAAATTATATGTGCCATTTCTAGAAGAAGTTAAGCGCCGAACTTTTTATAAATATTTTGGTTTACCAATTGAATTAGCTGATTTAGAAAGTTTAAAGTATTTTTCAGTATTAGAAAGTGCCAAAATGTATAATCCCCATTCGTCAAAAAAATAAAAGACTTTATTTTTCAACGTTACACATGAGATATTCATAAACAAATTCGTCAATTTTTTAATTTAAAAAATAGAGTTTTAAATTATTACATTAAATTAACTAATGAAAATATTACTAATCAAGATGATAATTTTTCAAATAAAATTGCTTGTTTTGATGAACAAAAACAAATTATTAAAATATTTTATCAACGATTATCACCATTAGAAAAAGAAATATTCTTTAATTTTGTAGAAAACTCTTGATATTTATAAAATATACCTAAAATTAGGTATATTCTTAATATAAGAGGTGAATAATTAATGGAAAAAATAATTGAAGAATTAATAAATAGTTTAACAGATGATCAATTTTTAGAATTTCATGAAAAAGTCAAAAAAGAAGCAGAATTAATTAAAAAACAAAAACGCTTAAATGAAATTGCCCAAAAATTTAGGGATAAAGGTATTAAATGTCCTAATTGTCAATCTTTTTATTGTGTTAAAAATGGTCATAATCCTGAAGGAAAACAAAAATATTTATGCAAAAAATGTCGTGCTAGTTTTGATGCTTTTCGTGATCATTTTACGTATTGAAGTCATTTAAATTATGAACAGTGAAATTTATTGATTCAAATTTCATTATTAGGCCAATCTAGTAAAATGATTTCCCACTTTATTAAAACATCACCGAAAACTGCTTGATATAATCGCCAAAAAATAATGAAATCAAAACAATTAGAAAACATCCAATTAAAATTTAAAACGTTAAATGGCCAAATTAAAATCGATGAAACATTTATTAAAGAAATCCACAAAGGTAATTTTAAAGATAAATTTGATAAAAGAAAAATTCATCTTGATTCATTTTCAACCAACACTAAATGTTATGTTCAAATGGCTGTTGATAGCAATAATAATATTTATGTTAAATCAACCAACACAAAACGATTACAAAAACAGTGAATTATTGAAAATATTAATAAACAATTAATCAAAGAAAATTCAATTATTATTTCTGACATGCAACCATTATATTTATTAGTAGCAAAACAAACAAATTATATTTTATTAGCAACTAAAACTAGTACAAATCCTGATGCTAGTTATCGGAAGTTAAATAAAATTAGTAAATTACAATCAAATCTTAAAGAATCCTTAATTCATTATCATGGCTTAGGTTTCACGAACATTCAAAATTATTTAAATCTCTGAAAATGAAAATACCAGCATAAAGGTTTAACGCCAAACCAACAATCATCGGTATTATATTTTAACGTATAAAAAAGTTAAATAACAATATTAAAAGTTTATATAATTTTCTTTTAAAGTTATCATATTGATGATTTTTTTATTTCATCAAGAGTTTTCTACAAAATTAAAAGAAATATTTCGGTTATGATTTGCTGGTGAAAATATTTATAATATTCACCACTTATTAGAGTTAAATTATCGTCAAGTTGATAATGCAATGCAACGAATTATGCAAAAAACAAGAGATTTTTACAAAAATAGTTAATTAAGTATATGAATATTATTATTAATATACTATAATTAATTATGGTGAATATTATGCGCGAAAAGATTATATTAGTATGTTCAGAATGTTTAAATCGAAACTATACAACATTTAAAAACAAAATGACACAAAAAGAACGATTAGAAATAAATAAGTTTTGTAAAACATGTAATAAACATACTAAACATAAAGAAACAAGGTAGGTGTTTGCAATGAAAAAAAATAAAAAATCAAAAAAGAACGTTAAAACTGTTTTAACAAAAAAAGAAAAAAAAGCGTTAAAAATTCAAAAGAAAAATGAGAAAGCAGCGCTAATTTTTCAAAAAAAAGCAAGTAAAACAGCGCCAATTCAAGTTGGGGCAAAAAAAGTAAGCACAACACCAGAGGTTGTTGAAAATGGTGAGCAAATTAAAAAAGGTCTTTTTAAGCGTAAAAATTCAAATAAAAGTAAAAAAACAAATTGAAAATTAGCTTTTCGTGAATTTCCTGTCAAAATGGCAAAAGAAGTCACAAGAATTCGATGAACAAGTAAGGGTAGTTTAGGGCACAAGTTTTTAATCACAATTTTATTTATTACTGCTTTTGCGGTGTTTTATTTAGTATTAGATTTAGTTTTACATCATTTACTAACTGTTGCTCGCATTATATAATAGATAAGTTTAAAAGGAGTAAAGTAAAGTAATGTTAGGAAAAAACACAATAACAGATGAAATCATTGATAATGATAAAAGTGAAGACATAGAAACTTTAGAAGATGTTACAAAGTACCCTGGAAAATGATATGTAATTAATTGTTATTCTGGACATGAAGACCGTGTTCGCGATGACTTAATTCAACGGGTAGAATCATTAAATATGAAAGACGTTGTTTTTGATATTAGAGTTGTAAAAGAGACAGTTTCAGCCAAAAAAGGTGGAAAACTAATAGAAAAAGAAAAAAATGTTTATCCAGGTTATATTTTTATTAATATGATTATGAATGATGAAGCTTGATATATTGTTCGGAATACAACAGGGGTTACTGGATTTATTGGCTCATCAGGGCGAGGAACAAAACCTTTTCCTTTAACAGATAAAGAAGCAAGGACAATGCTTTCAAAATCATTGGCAGTTAAAAAAACAGCAACACAGCAAGGAAAAAAAGTTAAAAAAGTATTTGTGGCAAACTTTGAAGTTAATGATTATGTTCGAATTTTATCAGGAACTTTTACTGATATGGAAGGACAAGTAACAAAAATTGACACTTCAAAAGGGATTGCGATAGTAAATTTAGAAATGTTTGGTCGTTTGACACCTACTGAAGTTGAATTTGACCAATGTGAAAAAATTGGTTAGGTTAGCATAGCAAATTAATATTAATTTTTGTTATGCTTTTTTTAAAATGATAAATGTAAACCGTTTAACTGAGGATACTTTTTTTATGCGAAATGCTGTTGTTGCACGCGAACTATTA
Proteins encoded:
- the nusG gene encoding transcription termination/antitermination protein NusG; amino-acid sequence: MLGKNTITDEIIDNDKSEDIETLEDVTKYPGKWYVINCYSGHEDRVRDDLIQRVESLNMKDVVFDIRVVKETVSAKKGGKLIEKEKNVYPGYIFINMIMNDEAWYIVRNTTGVTGFIGSSGRGTKPFPLTDKEARTMLSKSLAVKKTATQQGKKVKKVFVANFEVNDYVRILSGTFTDMEGQVTKIDTSKGIAIVNLEMFGRLTPTEVEFDQCEKIG
- a CDS encoding preprotein translocase subunit SecE, whose protein sequence is MKKNKKSKKNVKTVLTKKEKKALKIQKKNEKAALIFQKKASKTAPIQVGAKKVSTTPEVVENGEQIKKGLFKRKNSNKSKKTNWKLAFREFPVKMAKEVTRIRWTSKGSLGHKFLITILFITAFAVFYLVLDLVLHHLLTVARII
- the trmFO gene encoding methylenetetrahydrofolate--tRNA-(uracil(54)-C(5))-methyltransferase (FADH(2)-oxidizing) TrmFO; the protein is MTTNFALELKKLVGKKALYYYDGSAPIVTKAGIDFSKAYYGARHSEQKDYIICTLTEDEFNQLVTELVKAKRAPIADFEKYFRGCQPIEIMAQTSRKILLNGPMSSNNLTDKNGKQPFAVVQLRQYNVIDSLYNIVGWQTNLTWPEQKRIITQFIPSLAEVDIVRYGVLHKNNYINSPKVLNQFLQYKQNNNIFFAGQIIGVEGYLESVAAVLLCALNVYQYVMDLPLIKFPSETVLGALVNYVTNPKQRYLKPTKANLGIMPTLTTKFKNKTEKNLALYSRVIKK
- a CDS encoding IS1/IS1595 family N-terminal zinc-binding domain-containing protein → MEKIIEELINSLTDDQFLEFHEKVKKEAKLIKKQKRLNEIDQKFRDKGIKCPNCQSFYCVKNGHNPEGKQKYLCKKCRASFDAFRDNFTYWSHLNYELDRLQLLGP
- a CDS encoding IS1/IS1595 family N-terminal zinc-binding domain-containing protein; protein product: MEKIIEELINSLTDDQFLEFHEKVKKEAELIKKQKRLNEIAQKFRDKGIKCPNCQSFYCVKNGHNPEGKQKYLCKKCRASFDAFRDHFTYWSHLNYEQWNLLIQISLLGQSSKMISHFIKTSPKTAWYNRQKIMKSKQLENIQLKFKTLNGQIKIDETFIKEIHKGNFKDKFDKRKIHLDSFSTNTKCYVQMAVDSNNNIYVKSTNTKRLQKQWIIENINKQLIKENSIIISDMQPLYLLVAKQTNYILLATKTSTNPDASYRKLNKISKLQSNLKESLIHYHGLGFTNIQNYLNLWKWKYQHKGLTPNQQSSVLYFNV
- the rpmG gene encoding 50S ribosomal protein L33 yields the protein MREKIILVCSECLNRNYTTFKNKMTQKERLEINKFCKTCNKHTKHKETR
- the rlmB gene encoding 23S rRNA (guanosine(2251)-2'-O)-methyltransferase RlmB — encoded protein: MQEYIYIYGINPVVESLLNPAVKINKLYLLPQGKKNDYYLKLAKSRQIKVVFCSTDKMTTLVQTSKHQSLVLEIWKPENYSLTAITTKALQNNHPFLLVLDQISDPHNFGAILRTCDLFNVDGVIILDKRQVDINATVAKTSAGAFNYVPVCRVNNLTNAIEYLKKQGFWIYATSLTTTAHNVSELKYDTPICLIAGNEGTGISTKLLKHSDFNIYIPTTGHLDSLNVSVASAILIYQIKMLQQ